The following coding sequences lie in one Fundulus heteroclitus isolate FHET01 chromosome 20, MU-UCD_Fhet_4.1, whole genome shotgun sequence genomic window:
- the prdm2b gene encoding PR domain zinc finger protein 2, translated as MACTGGSVECLEEIPPHVWSGLPDYLNLGPSAINPSRIGVWATKVIPKGKRFGPFMGEKKKRSQVTSNVYMWEVYFPARGWMCIDATDPLKGNWLRYVNWARSSEEQNLFPLEINRAIYYKVLRPIGPGEELLVWYTVEDNPEITAALEEERASRRSSPRSKRARRKLVEKARQAGLGGFKKTSGTKTTVREMWEGGEGVKEEGERPSGTSQELHPLGNTNHKHSRDMSAPAKDGGNCEEEEEEEEEDEEEDARDAQSKTSKQQSEPSSSSLSGSGESHKDPEESPPLAQRDGDPEPDPDVELEEDLQEETYPCDHCERHFSSRQGLERHAHVHGISSQQAQVFKCRYCNKAFSSQVGRRRHERRHENGSKKIPGSQAGVAGLLSPAAQADSSPDCTSPTIQYIAIGSHFTGAQLQITELQRKEPDPHADRPSMFDENGESKELHPCKYCNKAFGTHTNMRRHQRRIHERHLLPKGVRRKGMLLQEAAPQAGRSPGTSPPPVYMPSADTEDEADRDDYAVDISKNISENLSFYIDGKIVSTSAASSCEVIEVDTRSAALFGLDTVVLSPNQISQALKVEARMSAAKPLSSNEQSAAKRRTSTPPLVTGLKVETETSPSPSSSTSSSSNLLVGGLFQQDPSTLQREKTIYLSPKLKQLLQTQDFQKSTLALITESHRLASLPGASGKFKRRTGSPPASPQLSPAAKTDGCKAEAGGGNVLKVPKLESHSVPPPESFLDEDDEDSPSSSGDQASSSGGGGGGGACNQQPLDLSSSVGRRGDGADQAAGDSALDLSVHRKAAPEPEVKGSAAPLTKKKKPNTSMLEKVLMNEYVGLTLPGDEGPSALANLSCFRTQSPSVASDSAHPSPPSLTPVTINPSSPSSSSVTSPTPPPPVLPTMPSPPTLPSSPQPPDSPAPRPLPVLSPKMSPKGDERQPPSGSDERFSAEEDQDEDVLEPQDYPSTPPRSPPAQPAAPTPPAEEEDDAPLPAACRSLSNGSLSRDAAEETKTSVKADVAALSPQPGPPSSSESPPPEPHESSPPAVLDPLPQAKVKEEPLQDEDDSPVANHSPAAAADSPPQPAAPDKLSDKPPEAEEPDSTYCKTFVCNVCEEPFDSIKELSGHIPEHAAAWPFKCEFCVQLFGDEASVLAHRTTLHGVGRIFLCSVCSKEFAFLCNLQQHQKDLHPNEACSHTAVESGKLRPQNYTDPSRAKEESAPSTPAPGTPGESDTAVKEEADVNGNNAEDPNEELYTTIKIMASEGGKPKGPDVRLGKNQHYPSFKPPPFPYHSRSHAASVASATNFTTHNIPQTFSTAIRCTKCGNSFDNMPELHKHILVCANASDKRRYTPKKNPIPLKQIVKSPNGVVASTVAAAAAAEVAAAASEAVAGQSPFRRMGQPKKLNFNQETGKTKLSALSKKKNQLVQKAISQKNKAASTAKKAAVKVEEEAAAAASSVCPHCSREFTYTASLNKHMAISCPMRPVVAAKKGKKGSAEVKKEPVIVEKNTNKKKPSEEDAHAVPEAKPPGKRRARGLTAAEPEPAEASKGKPPSAVGRLKRPASLSAPVSPRKKTKKAPAQALPPPPPPAPDTPSDAAQRPAARMQRMGKKPAAKRSAEVKPPPTPPPPPPATQLKKDERLSLRKRSRAGGPVTRSSQMANAAPPAEVKTEEQPVPETKDPQEVTTK; from the exons CCAGAAGAAAGTTGGTGGAGAAAGCCCGACAGGCTGGTTTGGGTGGATTCAAGAAAACAAGTGGAACCAAAACTACTGTCAGGGAAATGTGGGAGGGGGGAGAAG GAGTGAAGGAGGAGGGCGAGAGACCATCAGGGACCTCTCAGGAACTCCACCCGTTAGGAAACACGAACCACAAGCATTCGCGGGACATGTCGGCGCCAGCGAAGGACGGGGGCAAttgcgaggaagaggaggaagaagaagaggaggacgaggaagaAGACGCACGGGACGCGCAGAGCAAAACCTCCAAGCAGCAATCCGAGCCGTCCAGCTCGTCGTTATCCGGCAGCGGAGAAAGCCATAAGGATCCGGAGGAAAGCCCCCCGCTGGCCCAGCGGGACGGGGACCCTGAGCCCGACCCCGAcgtggagctggaggaggatCTGCAAGAGGAAACGTATCCCTGCGACCACTGTGAGCGCCACTTCTCCTCCAGACAGGGCCTAGAGCGCCACGCACACGTCCACGGCATCAGCAGCCAACAAGCACAAGTGTTTAAGTGCCGCTACTGCAATAAGGCTTTCAGCTCGCAGGTGGGGCGCCGGCGGCACGAGAGGAGGCACGAGAACGGCTCGAAGAAGATCCCCGGCTCGCAGGCCGGAGTCGCCGGCCTCCTCAGTCCCGCAGCGCAGGCCGACTCCAGTCCCGACTGCACCAGCCCGACCATCCAGTACATAGCCATAGGGTCCCATTTTACCGGGGCACAGCTGCAGATCACCGAGCTGCAGAGAAAGGAGCCGGACCCCCACGCCGATCGGCCCTCGATGTTCGACGAGAACGGGGAGTCAAAGGAGCTCCATCCCTGCAAGTACTGCAACAAGGCGTTCGGCACGCACACCAACATGCGCAGGCACCAGCGCAGGATACACGAGCGCCACCTGCTGCCGAAGGGCGTTCGCAGGAAAGGCATGCTGCTGCAGGAGGCGGCGCCGCAGGCGGGCCGGTCCCCCGGCACCAGCCCCCCTCCGGTCTACATGCCCAGCGCCGACACGGAGGACGAGGCCGACAGGGACGACTACGCCGTCGACATCTCCAAAAACATTTCCGAAAACCTCAGCTTCTACATCGACGGCAAGATCGTGTCGACGAGCGCGGCGAGCAGCTGCGAGGTGATAGAGGTGGACACCCGGTCGGCGGCTCTGTTCGGTCTGGACACGGTCGTCCTCAGCCCCAATCAGATCAGTCAGGCTCTGAAGGTGGAGGCCAGGATGAGCGCCGCCAAGCCCCTCTCCAGCAACGAGCAGTCGGCGGCAAAGAGGAGAACCTCGACGCCCCCTCTGGTCACCGGCCTGAAGGTGGAGACGGAAACCTCTCCGTCCCCGTCGTCCTCCACGTCTTCCTCGTCCAACTTGTTGGTGGGGGGGCTTTTCCAGCAAGATCCCTCGACGCTGCAGAGGGAGAAGACCATCTATCTGTCGCCTAAACTCAAACAGCTCCTCCAGACGCAAGACTTCCAGAAATCGACGCTGGCGCTCATCACGGAGAGCCACAGGCTGGCCTCGCTTCCAGGAGCGTCGGGGAAGTTCAAGAGGAGGACGGGCTCCCCGCCTGCGTCCCCGCAGCTCAGTCCGGCAGCAAAAACCGACGGCTGTAAAGCAGAAGCGGGCGGCGGAAACGTCCTCAAGGTGCCAAAGCTGGAAAGCCACAGCGTGCCGCCGCCCGAAAGCTTCCTGGACGAGGACGACGAGGATTCTCCCAGCTCCTCCGGCGATCAGGCCTCCtccagcggcggcggcggaggaggaggcGCCTGCAACCAGCAGCCCTTGGATCTGTCCAGCTCGGTGGGCAGACGGGGCGACGGCGCCGACCAGGCCGCCGGAGACTCCGCTCTGGATCTAAGCGTGCATCGGAAAGCCGCGCCGGAGCCGGAGGTAAAGGGGAGCGCTGCGCCGctgacgaagaagaagaagccaaaCACCAGCATGCTGGAGAAGGTGCTGATGAACGAGTACGTGGGTCTGACGTTGCCGGGCGACGAGGGGCCCTCCGCCCTGGCCAACCTCAGCTGCTTTCGTACTCAGTCGCCGAGCGTCGCGTCGGACTCCGCCCACCCGTCCCCGCCCTCCCTCACCCCGGTCACAATAAACCCCTCCTCGCCCAGCTCCTCCAGCGTAACCTCGCCCACGCCGCCTCCTCCCGTCCTCCCCACCATGCCGTCGCCCCCGACGCTGCCCAGCTCCCCGCAGCCTCCCGACTCGCCCGCCCCGAGACCCCTCCCCGTCCTCTCACCAAAAATGTCCCCCAAAGGCGACGAGCGCCAGCCTCCGTCGGGTTCGGACGAACGCTTCTCGGCCGAGGAAGACCAGGACGAAGATGTTTTAGAGCCCCAGGATTACCCAAGCACTCCACCTAGAAGTCCTCCTGCTCAGCCAGCAGCACCGACTCCTCCGGCCGAGGAAGAGGATGACGCTCCTCTTCCTGCAGCCTGTCGCAGCCTATCAAACGGCAGCTTATCGCGGGACGCTGCTGAGGAAACAAAGACGTCTGTGAAAGCTGACGTCGCTGCTCTCTCCCCTCAACCAGGACCGCCGTCGTCCTCTGAGTCGCCTCCTCCCGAACCACACGAGTCGTCTCCACCCGCGGTGTTGGACCCGCTCCCTCAGGCTAAAGTGAAAGAGGAGCCTCTGCAGGATGAAGACGACTCGCCCGTCGCCAACCACTCGCCCGCCGCGGCCGCCGACTCCCCGCCTCAGCCCGCCGCTCCCGACAAGCTGTCCGACAAACCCCCGGAGGCCGAGGAGCCCGACTCCACCTACTGCAAGACCTTCGTGTGCAACGTGTGCGAGGAGCCGTTCGACTCCATCAAGGAGCTCAGCGGGCACATCCCGGAGCACGCCGCCGCCTGGCCCTTCAAATGCGAGTTCTGCGTGCAGCTGTTCGGCGACGAGGCGTCCGTGCTGGCCCACCGGACCACGCTGCACGGCGTGGGCCGCATCTTCCTCTGCTCCGTCTGCTCCAAGGAGTTCGCCTTCCTCTGCAACCTCCAGCAGCACCAGAAGGACCTGCACCCCAACGAGGCGTGCTCGCACACCGCCGTCGAGAGCGGCAAGCTCAGGCCGCAGAATTACACCGACCCGTCCAGAGCCAAGGAGGAGAGCGCCCCGTCGACGCCGGCGCCGGGAACGCCGGGCGAAAGCGACACGGCGGTGAAGGAGGAGGCCGACGTGAACGGAAACAACGCGGAGGACCCCAACGAGGAGCTGTACACTACAATAAAGATCATGGCCTCAGAGGGAGGCAAGCCCAAAGGTCCCGACGTCCGCCTCGGCAAAAATCAACACTACCCCAGCTTCAAGCCGCCTCCTTTCCCCTACCACAGCCGCTCCCACGCCGCCTCGGTGGCCTCCGCTACCAACTTCACCACCCACAACATACCGCAGACCTTCAGCACCGCCATCCGCTGCACCAAGTGCGGCAACAGCTTTGACAACATGCCCGAGCTGCACAAGCACATCCTGGTCTGCGCCAACGCCAGCGACAAGAGGCGTTACACGCCCAAGAAGAACCCCATCCCCCTGAAGCAAATCGTGAAGAGCCCCAACGGGGTGGTGGCGTCCACagtggcggcggcggcggcggctgaagtggcggcggcggcgtcaGAGGCCGTCGCCGGCCAGAGTCCCTTCCGTCGGATGGGGCAGCCGAAGAAACTCAACTTCAACCAGGAGACGGGAAAAACGAAACTGAGCGCCCTCAGCAAGAAGAAAAACCAACTCGTCCAGAAGGCGATCTCGCAGAAGAACAAAGCCGCCAGCACCGCCAAGAAGGCCGCCGTCAaagtggaggaggaggcggcggcggcggcctcCAGCGTCTGTCCCCACTGCAGCCGGGAGTTCACCTACACGGCCAGCCTGAACAAGCACATGGCCATCAGCTGCCCCATGAGGCCCGTTGTTGCTGCTAAGAAGGGCAAGAAGGGTTCGGCGGAGGTGAAAAAGGAGCCGGTTATtgtggagaaaaacacaaataagaaGAAACCTTCAGAAGAGGACGCGCACGCCGTGCCAGAGGCTAAGCCGCCAGGCAAGAGACGAGCCCGTGGTTTGACCGCAGCCGAGCCAGAACCCGCCGAGGCGAGCAAAGGAAAGCCTCCTTCTGCAGTGGGTCGATTAAAAAGGCCCGCCTCGCTCTCTGCGCCCGTTTCCCCCCGCAAGAAAACCAAAAAGGCCCCAGCTCAGGCTCtacctcctccacctcctcctgcgCCAGACACTCCCAGCGACGCAGCGCAGCGGCCAGCCGCCAGAATGCAGCGTATGGGTAAAAAGCCAGCAGCCAAGAGGTCAGCGGAGGTCAAGCCACCGCCAACGCCGCCTCCTCCGCCACCTGCAACGCAGCTGAAGAAAGACGAGCGGCTCTCCCtcaggaagaggagcagagcaGGCGGACCGGTCACCAGGAGCTCGCAGATGGCCAACGCCGCTCCTCCTGCTGAGGTGAAGACCGAGGAGCAGCCGGTGCCGGAGACGAAAGACCCCCAG GAGGTGACGACGAAGTAA